The Palaemon carinicauda isolate YSFRI2023 unplaced genomic scaffold, ASM3689809v2 scaffold432, whole genome shotgun sequence nucleotide sequence gaactctaacccaagacagtgggagaccaaggtgcagaggctatggcactacccaagactagagaacaatggtttgattttggattgtccctctGCTTGAGAAGCTcattaccatagctaaggagtgtcTTGTACCAttgctaagaggaaagtggccactgaacaatcatagtgcagtagttaaccccttgggtgaagaagaattgtttggtaatctcagtgttatcaggtttgtgaggacagaggagaatctgtaaagaataagccagacaattcggtgtatataGAGGTaatgggaaaataaaccgtaactagagagaaggatccaaaataGTACTCTAAGGACCCCATagctttctagcagtagtatctcaacgggtggctggtaccctgtccaacctactacctatggcaACATTATCAATTTCCAGTACTAGTAATACCCCATTTATGGCAAAATTCTCGATTTCCACTACTGGCAGTACCTCTCTTATGACAACACCTTCAATTTCTATCACTGGCAGTACATCACTTACATCAACATCCTCGATCTCCAGTACTGCCAGTTTTAGTCTTGTGGCAACATCCTTGATTTCCAAGGATAGCAATACCTCTTTTCTAACAACAACTTTGATTTCCAGTAGTGGCATACCCTTCTTGTGGCAGTATCATCGATTCCCAGTACAGGCATTACCTCTCCTATGGCAACATCCTCGATTTTCAGTACTGGCATGCCCCTCTTATGGCAACATTCACGATTCTCAGTGCTGCCTGTACCTTTCAAATGGCAACTTGCTCGATTTCTAGTGCTAGCAGTATGCCTCTTATGGTAACATCCTCAAGATTCAATACTGGTAATACCTCTAGTATGGCAACATCATCGATTTCCAGCACTGGTAGTACCTCTTCTATGGCAACATCCCTCTTCTTTCGTAAATGCAGCTCCTAATGCAACACCCTAGTTTTCCAGTACTGAGAGTTCCTCTCCTATATGAACATCCTTAATTTCCTGCACTGACTTTTCCTTTCTCATGGCAACAACCTCGATCTACAGTAATGGTAGTACTTCTAGTATGTCAACATCCTTGATTTCCAGTACTAACAAGACCTCTCTTATGGCAACATCCTTGATTTCCAGTAATGGCATAATCCACTTATGGCAACATCCTCGATTTCCCTTACTGGCAGTACCTCTCTTATGACAACATCCTCGATTTCAAGTGTTGGCAGTACCCCTCTTGGCAACATCCTCCATTTCCAGTCCCACTCATATGGCAACATTGTTTCCAGACTGCACAGTGTGATTCCTGGTTACTGGTCTCCTCTCTTCTCATGTATTGCATGGTTCCCCTCCGGTTATGGTTCAGAGTCCGTTTCCTTCCGGCTTTTATAGCTGGCCTAACACAGTCTAATTGAGTAGCatatttatcttttcaattccctTACATGTATAAACATAATTGATCTTTGATTCCTTGAATTTCATTTGGATTTTTGTTCATCGTGACCACTTGTAGTCTTCCTTCGTTACCACTTTACGTCTTTCTACTTCTCTTCAAGGTTAGAATAAACGGAAATAGGACATTATAGAGACAAATTAGTAAGACTATTGATAAGTCTCATGCGGTATTTGGAGCCGCACTCACCGAAAAAATGCCAATTGATTGTTTCTATGAAAAACGCTGTGGAATATCACATTCTAACAACAATGCATCAACTAGAAAATCAATAAGCTATCAATAATATTCTAATAAAGCATTATCgataaatttttgtatttttataccaAAAATAATCATTACCATAGAAAATATAACGAACTTTTAAAATGAAgcattgtgtatgtgtatacatgttaaAGGCAAACAAATTTTAAACTATTCTTTCTAGTTTCTCGttgtataataatataatatgaaatgatataatgttaaaatattatggtaaattatcaaatataaaattatgataGAATGATTTAATATAACACAATTCATTAACATGCCTGTTACTATAGTGTTACTGTACCTAGAACTTCATATGTATAGTTTATAATCATATATTTGGTAAGAAAAACCTAAAGCACTGTAAAGTAACTTTAatttgcctgaaaactttaaatcattcattcattctttaccCTAAAGGCCTCGGACCAGGCTGATCCATTGCCATTTTGACCGTTCGTCTCCAGAGCCCTATCCTCCGCAAGCTCCATTCACTCATTGGGGTCTATCTCCAGGATGTCCAAATCTTCAGTTAAGTTATCCATCTATCTctttctaggccttcctcttggtctGGTACTTATGGTTTTACCTAACATAACTATTCTAGTTAGCCTTCTCTCCTCCATTCTAGCAATATGTCCTGCATATCGAAGTCTCTGCGATCTAATAATATTGGAGATAGACGGTAATCCTGAGAGAGTTATCAATTAGTGATTGTGGCGTCTGCGCCACTCTCCAGCTTCGTCATCCTAAACCAGTACCCAGATCCGCCTCAAGATACTGCGTTGGAAACTTCAAGTTTTTTTCCAACTGCCTAGTAAGTGCCTATGTTTCTCCCCCGTATAGGACCATTGGACGGATTATGGTGTTATATACTTGTGTTTTAGTGGGCCTAGATAAAATTCTTGATCTTAATGTgttatcaagtgcccatgaacaTCTTATCCCTGCTGCAAtccttaatctaatttcttcctGGATCGTGTTGTGTGACGTTATGGTGGAGCCAAAATATTTAAATGTGGATACTGCTTCCAGTTGTGATCCTCCAAAATCCATATCTCCAACTAGATTTGGTGTTCTTGAAGCatccattatcttagtttttgcattgtttatttCCATGCCTGTACGTCCTACACTGTTTTTAAACTGTAAGTATGTTTCTTCTATGCTGGGTAAATGTTCTCCACAAAGGTCCACATCATCGGCATATCCAAGTCTTTCTATAATGGTATTATCCAGCTGGATGGGTAATCTGGTAGGAGGTGTATTTCACATTATCCATTCCAGTACTAAGTTAAATAAAAGTGTTGATAGAGCACATCCTTGCTTTAGTACTCCATCAATGTTAAAGGGCTCTGTCAGTATTCACCCGACCTTGATCCTGCATATCATATTCCGGTAGCACGTTTGGACCATATTTATCAATTTCTCTGGTATATGGAAGAACTTCAGTATATT carries:
- the LOC137636896 gene encoding uncharacterized protein, producing the protein MRLPIQLDNTIIERLGYADDVDLCGEHLPSIEETYLQFKNSVGRTGMEINNAKTKIMDASRTPNLVGDMDFGGSQLEAVSTFKYFGSTITSHNTIQEEIRLRIAAGIRCSWALDNTLRSRILSRPTKTQVYNTIIRPMVLYGGET